The sequence GGGCCCCGGCTGCAGCGGCAGGGCGACGACGGCGCGGAACGGCGTCGCGCCGAGCAGCAGCTCGGCGAACATGGGCCACCGCCGCCGTAGGTCCTCCTCGACGGCGAACACCGGCTGACCGGTGGACTGGCTCGTCATGCACGGGCCCTCGCCGGTGGTGAACTGCATCCGCTCGGCGCTCGACGCCTCCGGGCTGCTGGCCCCCAGCGGAACGCGGCGCCCGGTGCCGTCGAGCAGGCTCAGGCCGGCGCCGTCGACCCCGAGCAGGGCGGCGCACGCGCGGCTGAGCCGCACGGGGAGCAGCTCCGGCCCGGCGAGCTCCGGGCCCGACTCCCGTGCCAGCGCGGCCTCGAAGCGGCCCGCGATGGTCACGCCCGATTGTCTGCCCGGCGGGCCGGGTGCACATCCGGTGACGCAGCTCTCCCGATGTCGGGCCGGTCGCTCATCCGGCGGAGCCCCCGGGCCGGTGGGTGCAGGCCGCCTCCCGCACGCCTGAGTCCCGGTCGGCCGACAGCAGCCGCCCGCGGGTGCCCGGACGGAGTGCTCGGGGCGGCATCACAGCGTCAGCTGGTCCTCGTGCCCGGTCCGCCACTCGACGAGCACGATCGTGGCGTCGTCCTGCAGCCGGCCCGCCTGGTGGTCCATCACGCTGCGCATCAGCCGCCGGAGCGTCTCCGGCGGCGGGTCGCCGGCCGTCTCCGCGCGCACGACGAAGTCCGCG is a genomic window of Blastococcus sp. HT6-30 containing:
- a CDS encoding ANTAR domain-containing protein codes for the protein MTIAGRFEAALARESGPELAGPELLPVRLSRACAALLGVDGAGLSLLDGTGRRVPLGASSPEASSAERMQFTTGEGPCMTSQSTGQPVFAVEEDLRRRWPMFAELLLGATPFRAVVALPLQPGPAGDGALDLFFTHSAAVPELDVFQAVAVGELVTSSLGDAAVWSTWTPAEGPGWMQGPAPRRRAAVWEAMGKVSVALDVDPAEALALLRTDAYTAGRSVDQVAAELLTGRRLVEDLRPRG